The following proteins come from a genomic window of Streptomyces sp. GS7:
- a CDS encoding holo-ACP synthase: MIIGVGIDVAEIDRFEAALRRTPELAQRLFNEAELCLPGGERRGMASLAARFAAKEALAKALGAPGGLHWTDAEVYVEDSGQPRLRVHGTVAARAAELGVRSWHVSLSHDAGVASAVVIAEG; encoded by the coding sequence GTGATCATTGGGGTCGGGATCGACGTCGCGGAGATCGACCGGTTCGAGGCGGCGCTGCGACGGACACCGGAGCTGGCGCAGCGGCTGTTCAACGAAGCGGAGCTTTGCCTGCCGGGCGGTGAGCGGCGCGGGATGGCCTCGCTGGCGGCCCGGTTCGCCGCCAAGGAGGCGCTGGCCAAGGCGCTGGGCGCGCCGGGCGGGCTGCACTGGACGGACGCGGAGGTGTACGTCGAGGACAGCGGGCAGCCGCGGCTGCGGGTACACGGCACGGTCGCGGCGCGCGCGGCCGAACTGGGCGTGCGGTCCTGGCATGTGTCGCTCAGCCATGACGCGGGCGTCGCCTCGGCGGTGGTGATCGCCGAGGGGTGA
- a CDS encoding NAD(P)H-hydrate dehydratase encodes MRTAYSVAAVRAAERELMDRLPEGALMQRAAAGLAVSCAQLLGRVYGARVVLLVGSGDNGGDALYAGARLARRGAGVAAVLLSPDRAHPGGLAALRAAGGRVSHDPLRDLGRADLVVDGIVGIGGRGGLRPEAAELARVARESAIVVAVDLPSGVDADTGEARGDAVRADATVTFGAYKPGLLIDPARERAGALRLVDIGLTPPATADMEALQHADVAELLPRPAAESDKYRRGVVGVVAGSARYPGAAVLAVAGALRGGAGAVRYVGPAADAVLARFPETLVHAGPPDKAGRVQSWVIGPGIGDESGALEEVLAADVPVLVDADGLRFLSADRVRHRTGGTLLTPHAGEAAALLGRAREEVEAARLAAVRELAERYGATVLLKGSTTLVADPDLSVPVRVNPTGTGWLATAGSGDVLSGVTGALLAAGLAPRDAGSVGAYLHGLAARRAAGPEGTPIVASEVAGHLAAAWGDVVG; translated from the coding sequence ATGAGGACTGCCTACAGCGTGGCGGCCGTGCGGGCCGCCGAGCGGGAACTGATGGACCGGCTGCCCGAGGGGGCCCTGATGCAGCGGGCGGCGGCCGGACTGGCCGTCTCCTGCGCGCAGTTGCTGGGGCGGGTGTACGGCGCCCGGGTGGTGCTGCTGGTGGGCAGCGGCGACAACGGCGGCGACGCGCTGTACGCCGGGGCCCGGCTGGCGCGGCGCGGCGCCGGGGTGGCCGCGGTGCTGCTGTCGCCCGATCGGGCCCACCCCGGCGGGCTGGCCGCGCTGCGGGCGGCCGGCGGCCGGGTGTCGCACGACCCGCTGCGGGACCTCGGCCGGGCCGATCTGGTCGTGGACGGGATCGTGGGCATCGGCGGACGCGGCGGGCTGCGCCCGGAGGCCGCCGAACTCGCCCGCGTGGCACGGGAGTCGGCGATCGTGGTGGCGGTCGACCTGCCGAGCGGGGTGGACGCGGACACCGGCGAGGCGCGCGGGGACGCGGTACGGGCCGACGCGACGGTGACGTTCGGCGCGTACAAGCCCGGCCTGCTGATCGACCCGGCGCGGGAGCGGGCCGGGGCGCTGCGGCTGGTCGACATCGGGCTGACCCCGCCCGCGACCGCCGACATGGAGGCGCTGCAGCACGCGGACGTGGCGGAGCTGCTGCCGCGCCCGGCGGCGGAGAGCGACAAGTACCGGCGGGGCGTGGTCGGGGTCGTCGCCGGGTCCGCGCGCTATCCGGGGGCGGCGGTGCTGGCGGTGGCCGGGGCGCTGCGCGGCGGCGCCGGGGCGGTGCGGTACGTGGGGCCGGCGGCGGACGCGGTGCTGGCGCGATTCCCGGAGACGCTGGTGCACGCCGGGCCGCCGGACAAGGCGGGCCGGGTGCAGTCGTGGGTCATCGGGCCGGGCATCGGGGACGAGTCGGGGGCCCTGGAGGAGGTGCTGGCGGCCGACGTGCCGGTGCTGGTGGACGCGGACGGGCTGCGGTTCCTGTCCGCGGACCGGGTCCGGCACCGGACCGGCGGGACGCTGCTGACGCCGCACGCAGGGGAGGCCGCGGCGCTGCTGGGGCGGGCCCGCGAGGAGGTCGAGGCGGCGCGGCTGGCCGCGGTGCGGGAACTGGCGGAGCGGTACGGGGCGACGGTGCTGCTGAAGGGGTCGACGACGCTGGTGGCGGATCCGGACCTGTCCGTTCCGGTGCGCGTCAACCCCACCGGGACGGGGTGGCTGGCGACGGCCGGGAGCGGGGACGTGCTGTCCGGGGTGACCGGGGCGCTGCTGGCGGCGGGGCTGGCGCCGCGGGACGCGGGCTCGGTGGGCGCGTATCTGCACGGGCTGGCGGCGCGGCGGGCGGCCGGGCCGGAGGGCACGCCGATCGTGGCGTCGGAGGTGGCCGGGCATCTCGCGGCGGCGTGGGGCGACGTGGTGGGGTGA